From a single Planctellipticum variicoloris genomic region:
- a CDS encoding ABC transporter ATP-binding protein, giving the protein MTTVSSRAALTRVSSRDEAEADQRPLDFRLIARVLGYTAPYAAQRNWLFLCVLLRSVQLPGLTWVVAAVINGPVQQGDSAGVWLGALAFFLLAVFTQIVMHFRQRLALELGESVVGDLRNAIFAHLMKMTLADFQRTRVGRIISRMISDIEDVRVGVQEVLFVSLVQVGQMAVAAACMVWYDWQLFLIVLGLAPVLWTINRIFHRRLSRTLRAMRDSFSRVTATLAESVLGIRVTQGFVRQDTNARLFGDLVGDHSRYNRQVAHTQGLFLPLLELNSQIFMAVLLVVGGWRVLQPDSGLTIGELVAFFFVAHLFFAPVTVLGNQYNQALTAMAGAERIFKLLDQEPAWSDAPSARPAPPLSGAVEFQQVTFGYDPDRPVLHDVSFSVTPGQSVALVGQTGSGKTTIINLLAKFYLPQSGQILVDGMDLLELRGDSLHRQFGLVLQQNFLFHGTVTENIRFARPEATLDDVREVCRRLDCLDLLEALPAGLETSVGERGSRLSLGQRQMVCFARALLADPAVLILDEATSSIDVATEQRLQRALAVLLAGRTSFIVAHRLSTIRSADLILVLEHGRIVERGNHASLCRQGGLYAHAYRRFASATR; this is encoded by the coding sequence CGGCTGATCGCCCGCGTGCTGGGCTACACCGCCCCTTACGCCGCTCAGCGGAACTGGCTGTTCCTCTGCGTGCTGCTGCGATCGGTGCAACTGCCGGGCCTGACGTGGGTCGTCGCGGCAGTCATCAACGGACCGGTGCAGCAGGGCGACTCTGCAGGCGTCTGGCTCGGCGCTCTGGCCTTCTTTCTGCTGGCTGTCTTCACCCAGATCGTCATGCACTTCCGCCAGCGGCTCGCCCTGGAACTGGGCGAAAGTGTCGTCGGGGACCTCCGGAACGCGATCTTCGCGCACCTGATGAAGATGACCCTGGCCGATTTCCAACGGACGCGCGTCGGACGGATCATCAGCCGGATGATCTCCGACATCGAAGACGTCCGAGTTGGCGTGCAGGAAGTCCTGTTCGTCAGCCTGGTCCAGGTCGGCCAGATGGCGGTCGCCGCAGCGTGCATGGTTTGGTACGACTGGCAGCTCTTTCTCATCGTGCTGGGACTGGCCCCCGTCCTGTGGACGATCAACCGCATTTTTCACCGGCGGCTCAGCCGGACCCTCCGCGCCATGCGGGATTCCTTCAGTCGGGTCACGGCGACGCTGGCGGAATCGGTCCTCGGCATCCGCGTCACGCAGGGCTTTGTGCGGCAGGATACCAACGCCCGCCTGTTCGGGGATCTGGTCGGCGATCACTCCCGCTACAATCGCCAGGTGGCGCACACGCAGGGCCTGTTCCTGCCGCTGCTGGAGCTCAACAGCCAGATCTTCATGGCCGTGTTGCTGGTGGTGGGGGGCTGGCGGGTCCTCCAGCCAGATTCCGGGCTGACGATCGGCGAACTGGTCGCCTTCTTCTTCGTGGCCCATCTCTTCTTCGCTCCCGTCACCGTCCTCGGCAATCAGTACAACCAGGCGCTGACCGCGATGGCCGGGGCCGAACGAATCTTCAAACTGCTCGACCAGGAACCGGCCTGGAGCGACGCCCCGTCGGCTCGACCGGCGCCCCCTCTGAGCGGCGCCGTGGAGTTTCAGCAGGTGACGTTCGGCTACGACCCCGACCGTCCCGTCCTGCACGATGTCTCGTTCTCAGTCACGCCGGGGCAGAGCGTGGCACTCGTCGGGCAGACCGGCAGCGGAAAAACCACCATCATCAATCTGCTCGCCAAATTCTATCTGCCGCAGTCGGGCCAGATTCTTGTCGACGGAATGGACCTGCTCGAACTCCGCGGCGACTCGCTCCACCGGCAGTTCGGACTCGTCCTGCAGCAGAACTTTCTGTTCCACGGGACAGTCACCGAGAACATCCGCTTCGCCCGACCGGAAGCCACTCTCGACGACGTTCGGGAGGTCTGTCGACGTCTGGATTGCCTCGATCTCCTCGAGGCGCTCCCGGCCGGCCTGGAAACATCGGTGGGAGAGCGGGGCAGTCGGCTCTCCCTGGGCCAGCGGCAAATGGTCTGTTTCGCGCGGGCCCTGCTGGCGGACCCCGCGGTTTTAATCCTGGACGAAGCGACGAGCAGCATCGATGTCGCCACCGAACAGCGCCTGCAGCGGGCCCTGGCCGTCCTGCTCGCCGGCCGGACGAGTTTCATCGTCGCCCACCGGCTGAGCACGATCCGCAGCGCGGATCTGATCCTCGTCCTCGAACACGGCCGGATCGTTGAACGCGGAAACCATGCCAGTCTGTGCCGGCAGGGGGGACTCTACGCCCATGCCTACCGGCGATTCGCATCGGCGACCCGCTAA
- a CDS encoding tetratricopeptide repeat protein, with amino-acid sequence MSDDAQPGGVDDPHPADHPPADAPPDEAESAALPAVESDLPEWEPLTPELVEDEAIRGDFVLRWTVVGLALLLGVSQIRETPVLVQIRSGEQLASQGFWPPSTDSLSYTATDRPWMHLSWLWDLATAGVYGLTGSVGLSVWQGLLAATATVLLVHACRPDVRTWWGSICAVLALLACYNQFTLQPEIVTLLGTAALCWWLVRWQERPEDQAIWPMVGILWLWAQLDVRVCLGWGLLLSFGAGLWLSRLLQPSGAAGAGLSRYWKGTVLGILISALHPKLWSVWTAPWRLYALEYPGWRAVAPGRLGPDDLWAFPLTAPEFWQQLNHSTVAALALAVLTAASMILNRARLPLAHVAAFAFANAVAVAAAHELALASIVNAMICTVNAQTWYLVRFGQVYSIRTSELLFSRGGRAVTVLTLFGLAWLTVSGRIDGPDGTRTGVGFAAELQDLMDGYEIAAESEYDDRPFHTQFRQGDLLIWAGRKSFIDSRVSLFYDPADGGILNLHDQTRRAIRELANPQAREAAEAVREVFEKYQITHVMPRLNQRPGVLPDYVSFRDLLSSNGWELSFLGGATAVFHRTSGGSAEYQEFLGGHRFNPRKQAFQDAEPDLEAMPRPWPMAPNRYQLLFSAPESRFPEPMQAAAHYLQMASIQQMALEVRVGCVLIAIRRLQEGLQAAPNSGMGFQLLGQAYLTLEQIERMILAQSNTQLAPTGLRYYQAIGALTQASELRPDEPGIRSELFELFQRAGRLDLALRQIREVQRLTPLSENPSEDELVRRDQINGLESQLADAVLRLEDRAREQEADTADKLRVASSLADSGLFLSGLQILEDDPVLRSQNPAAMMLFGSWLYEAGRLVEAEEVFDALEQTPGAGQQGDWRIAASMVAQTRGDYLRATRWMQQEVLQGDRLRLEGILATLPFSQSSMVYLGKDAFPLMQIASLTEAFQQYAALASQTTLNSALLRLEQGDVGGAKADFRSVLDRAPDSPARPLLRFYWYCLTDEILDVEPPHDWIPITRDTFAAESGPQAGPQ; translated from the coding sequence GTGTCAGACGACGCACAGCCCGGCGGGGTCGATGATCCGCATCCGGCAGACCACCCTCCTGCGGATGCTCCGCCCGACGAAGCCGAATCCGCCGCGTTGCCTGCCGTCGAGTCCGACCTTCCCGAATGGGAGCCGCTGACCCCCGAGCTGGTCGAGGACGAGGCAATCCGGGGCGATTTCGTCCTCCGCTGGACCGTCGTCGGCCTTGCGTTGCTGCTCGGAGTGTCGCAGATCCGAGAAACGCCGGTGCTGGTCCAGATTCGCTCCGGCGAGCAGTTGGCGTCGCAGGGTTTCTGGCCCCCGTCGACCGACTCGCTTTCCTATACGGCGACGGATCGCCCCTGGATGCATCTCTCGTGGTTGTGGGATCTGGCGACGGCGGGCGTCTACGGATTGACGGGCAGCGTCGGGCTGTCCGTTTGGCAGGGATTGCTCGCGGCCACGGCGACTGTTTTACTCGTCCATGCGTGCCGTCCGGATGTTCGAACCTGGTGGGGCTCGATTTGCGCGGTGCTGGCGCTGCTGGCCTGTTACAACCAGTTCACGCTGCAGCCGGAGATCGTCACGCTGCTGGGAACCGCGGCTTTGTGCTGGTGGCTGGTGCGCTGGCAGGAGCGGCCCGAAGACCAGGCGATCTGGCCGATGGTCGGAATTCTCTGGCTGTGGGCGCAGCTCGATGTCCGGGTCTGCCTGGGCTGGGGACTGCTGCTTTCGTTTGGGGCCGGGCTGTGGCTGTCACGGTTGCTGCAGCCCTCCGGCGCTGCGGGGGCAGGGCTGTCGCGATACTGGAAGGGGACCGTCCTCGGAATTCTGATCTCGGCGCTCCACCCGAAACTGTGGTCCGTGTGGACGGCCCCGTGGCGGCTGTATGCGCTGGAATATCCCGGCTGGCGGGCGGTGGCGCCCGGCCGGCTCGGCCCTGACGATCTCTGGGCATTTCCCCTGACCGCCCCGGAATTCTGGCAACAGCTCAACCACTCCACCGTCGCCGCGCTGGCATTGGCGGTGCTGACGGCGGCCTCCATGATTCTGAATCGAGCCCGCCTGCCACTCGCACATGTCGCGGCCTTCGCGTTTGCGAATGCCGTCGCCGTCGCGGCGGCTCACGAGCTGGCGCTGGCCAGTATTGTCAATGCGATGATCTGCACCGTGAACGCTCAGACGTGGTATCTGGTGCGATTCGGCCAGGTCTACTCGATCCGCACGAGCGAGCTGCTGTTTTCGCGTGGCGGACGGGCGGTGACCGTGCTGACACTCTTCGGTCTCGCGTGGCTGACTGTCAGCGGGCGGATCGACGGTCCGGACGGCACGCGGACCGGGGTCGGATTCGCCGCCGAGCTGCAGGATCTGATGGATGGCTACGAGATTGCGGCCGAGTCCGAGTATGACGACCGCCCCTTTCACACACAGTTTCGACAGGGGGATCTGCTGATCTGGGCGGGGCGCAAGTCCTTCATCGACAGCCGCGTGTCGCTCTTTTACGACCCTGCCGACGGGGGGATTCTGAATCTTCACGACCAGACGCGCCGGGCGATCCGCGAACTGGCGAATCCGCAGGCCCGCGAAGCGGCCGAAGCCGTTCGCGAAGTCTTCGAAAAATACCAGATCACGCACGTCATGCCTCGACTGAATCAGCGTCCCGGGGTTTTGCCGGACTACGTTTCGTTCCGGGATCTGCTCAGCTCCAACGGGTGGGAACTGTCGTTCCTGGGCGGCGCCACGGCCGTCTTCCACCGGACTTCCGGCGGGTCCGCCGAGTATCAGGAGTTTCTGGGTGGGCATCGATTCAATCCACGGAAGCAGGCCTTTCAGGACGCGGAGCCGGATCTGGAGGCGATGCCGCGACCGTGGCCCATGGCGCCCAATCGCTATCAGTTGCTGTTTTCGGCGCCGGAATCGCGGTTCCCGGAACCGATGCAGGCGGCGGCCCACTATCTGCAGATGGCGAGCATTCAGCAGATGGCGCTGGAGGTTCGCGTGGGATGCGTGCTGATTGCGATTCGGCGCCTCCAGGAGGGTCTGCAGGCCGCTCCGAATTCCGGGATGGGGTTTCAATTGCTCGGACAGGCCTATCTGACACTGGAGCAGATCGAACGGATGATTCTTGCTCAGTCGAACACGCAACTGGCGCCGACCGGACTCCGGTATTACCAGGCGATCGGGGCGTTGACTCAGGCGTCGGAGTTGCGGCCGGACGAGCCGGGAATTCGATCGGAACTGTTCGAACTCTTTCAACGGGCCGGTCGACTGGACCTGGCGCTCCGCCAGATTCGTGAAGTGCAGCGGTTGACTCCGCTGTCCGAGAACCCCAGCGAAGACGAGCTGGTGCGGCGCGATCAGATCAACGGGCTGGAATCTCAACTGGCGGATGCCGTCCTCCGGCTGGAAGACCGCGCCCGCGAACAGGAGGCGGACACTGCCGACAAACTCCGCGTTGCGTCGTCGTTGGCGGATTCCGGACTGTTTCTCAGCGGTCTGCAGATCCTTGAAGACGATCCTGTTTTACGGAGCCAGAATCCGGCAGCGATGATGCTGTTCGGATCCTGGTTGTATGAAGCGGGCCGGCTGGTGGAAGCCGAGGAGGTGTTTGACGCTCTGGAACAGACTCCCGGGGCCGGGCAGCAGGGGGACTGGCGGATCGCAGCGTCGATGGTGGCGCAGACCCGCGGCGACTACCTGCGCGCCACGCGCTGGATGCAGCAGGAGGTGCTGCAGGGAGACCGGCTCCGGCTGGAGGGAATTTTGGCGACGCTGCCGTTCTCGCAATCGTCGATGGTCTATCTCGGCAAGGATGCATTCCCGCTGATGCAGATTGCGTCGCTGACGGAGGCGTTTCAGCAGTACGCCGCCCTGGCGTCACAGACGACGTTGAACAGCGCTCTGCTCCGTCTCGAGCAGGGGGATGTGGGGGGCGCGAAGGCGGATTTCCGGTCGGTGCTCGACCGGGCGCCCGACTCGCCGGCGCGACCGCTGCTGCGGTTTTACTGGTACTGCCTGACGGATGAGATTCTGGATGTCGAGCCGCCGCACGACTGGATTCCGATCACCCGCGACACGTTCGCGGCTGAATCCGGACCACAGGCGGGGCCGCAGTGA
- a CDS encoding RNA polymerase sigma factor: MEPLEQNQIAALVQEAQGGSREAFGELARQFENTVFAIGLRRLRNRSEAAELTQDVFIQAMRKLPQLREPERFAGWLRRITVRMAINRAVRRPPEIAQDPDFLGGINGAATTPLENVLSNENATQVWSGLNELRELDRTTLLAFYFEGQSLIEMSDRFSSPVGTIKRRLHTARNRLKEVLQSHMQPI, encoded by the coding sequence ATGGAACCTTTGGAACAGAATCAGATTGCCGCTCTGGTGCAGGAAGCCCAGGGGGGAAGCCGGGAAGCGTTCGGGGAACTGGCGCGACAGTTCGAGAACACCGTGTTCGCGATCGGCCTCCGCCGGTTGCGGAACCGGTCCGAAGCTGCGGAATTGACGCAGGATGTCTTCATCCAGGCGATGCGGAAGCTGCCTCAGTTGCGGGAGCCCGAGCGGTTCGCCGGCTGGTTGCGACGGATTACTGTCCGGATGGCGATCAACCGGGCGGTTCGTCGGCCGCCGGAAATCGCTCAGGATCCGGACTTCCTGGGAGGAATCAACGGGGCCGCGACGACTCCGCTGGAGAACGTGCTGAGCAACGAGAATGCGACGCAGGTCTGGAGCGGACTGAACGAACTGCGGGAGCTCGATCGGACGACGTTGCTGGCCTTCTATTTTGAAGGTCAGTCGCTGATTGAGATGAGCGATCGGTTCTCCAGCCCGGTGGGAACCATCAAGCGTCGGCTGCACACGGCACGGAACCGCCTGAAGGAGGTCCTGCAGAGCCATATGCAGCCGATCTGA